A genomic window from Scatophagus argus isolate fScaArg1 chromosome 17, fScaArg1.pri, whole genome shotgun sequence includes:
- the azin1b gene encoding antizyme inhibitor 1b produces MKGLVDKPSYIIELLEGGVTLEDVIDGHICEQALVEKSAFVVGDLGALMRQHVCWQSIMPQLQPYYPVKYNSSPAVIKVLASLGLGFVCTSKSEVSLVLEHGVPPENIILSGVCKQLAHIKHAAKNNIQHLVCENEAELSKISRLHPSAKLLLQLTTQAHAAETSMTFGFSLKSCRHLLEAAKELGVQVVGVTFHIPSSCQDLHEAYTHALSDARCVFDMGVDLGFNMNILDIGGGFTGSEFQLKQVESAARPLLDAYFSPMSGVQVLAQPGSFYVSSAFSLAVSVIGKKVVTHHWDSLAQGENNEDTEFLYYMNEGVYGPFNCKLLGNSIAAPSVHKHVLCAEEAVYPSSLWGPSLDQLDHVVERCLLPELSVGDWLLFSNMGACGLEELNSSLLPIYYTVSTSDWYEMQEAGVALDSAMKNFSMVQYSA; encoded by the exons ATGAAAGGACTCGTTGACAAACCCAGCTACATTATTGAACTCCTGGAGGGAGGAGTGACCCTTGAAGATGTCATTGATGGACACATCTGCGAACAGGCTCTG GTGGAGAAGAGTGCTTTTGTTGTGGGAGATCTGGGTGCTCTGATGCGGCAGCATGTGTGCTGGCAGAGCATAATGCCACAGCTGCAGCCCTACTATCCCGTCAAATACAACAGCAGCCCTGCAGTCATCAAGGTGCTCGCCTCCTTGGGTCTGGGCTTCGTTTGTACCAGCAAG TCTGAAGTGAGCCTGGTGCTGGAGCACGGCGTGCCTCCAGAAAACATCATTCTGTCTGGTGTTTGTAAGCAGCTGGCACACATCAAACATGCTGCCAAGAACAACATCCAGCAtcttgtgtgtgaaaatgaggcAGAGTTGTCCAAGATTTCACGTCTGCACCCCAGTGCAAA GTTGCTGTTGCAGTTGACCACCCAGGCTCATGCAGCTGAGACTAGCATGACCTTTGGCTTCTCTCTGAAGAGCTGTAGGCACCTGCTGGAAGCAGCCAAGGAGCTCGGAGTCCAGGTGGTGGGGGTGACTTTCCACATCCCCAGCTCTTGCCAAGACCTACACGAGGCATACACCCATGCACTGTCAGATGCCCGCTGTGTGTTTGACATGGGG GTGGATCTGGGCTTTAATATGAACATCCTGGATATCGGTGGTGGATTTACTGGCTCAGAGTTTCAGCTCAAACAG GTTGAGTCTGCAGCCAGGCCGCTGCTCGATGCTTACTTCAGCCCAATGTCTGGTGTGCAAGTGTTGGCCCAGCCAGGCAGCTTCTACGTGTCCTCAGCTTTCAGCCTGGCTGTCAGTGTGATCGGCAAAAAAGTGGTGACCCACCACTGGGACAGCCTAGCTCAAG GTGAGAACAATGAAGACACAGAGTTCCTGTACTACATGAATGAGGGTGTTTATGGCCCGTTCAACTGCAAGCTGTTGGGAAACTCCATCGCTGCCCCGTCAGTACACAAG CATGTGCTGTGTGCTGAGGAGGCGGTGTATCCCAGCAGCCTGTGGGGCCCGTCGCTGGACCAGCTGGACCATGTGGTGGAGCGCTGCCTGCTGCCTGAGCTGAGCGTGGGAGACTGGCTCCTCTTCTCCAACATGGGAGCATGTGGCCTGGAGGAGCTGAACTCCTCCCTGCTGCCTATCTACTACACTGTCTCCACCTCTGACTG GTACGAAATGCAGGAGGCCGGTGTGGCACTGGACAGTGCCATGAAGAATTTCTCTATGGTCCAGTACAGTGCGTAA
- the atp6v1c1b gene encoding V-type proton ATPase subunit C 1-B, producing the protein MTEFWLISAPGEKTCQQTWDKLMVATTRTNSLSTNNKFNIPDLKVGTLDVLVGLSDELAKLDTFVESVVKKVAQYMADVLEDSRDKVQENLLANGVDLVTYITRFQWDMAKYPIKQSLKNISEIISKQATQIDNDLKARASAYNNLKGNLQNLERKNAGSLLTRSLAEIVKKEDFVLDSEYLITMLVVVPKTSYADWQKEYETLAEMVVPRSTKLLFEDNDSGLFSVTLFRKAIDDFKHKARENKFIVRDFQYNEEEMKADKEEMTRLSTDKKKQFGPLVRWLKVNFSEAFIAWIHIKALRVFVESVLRYGLPVNFQAMLLQPNKKNMKKLREVLYDLYKHLDSSAAIIDASMDIPGLNLSQQEYYPYVYYKIDCNLLDFKV; encoded by the exons ATGACAGAATTCTGGTTGATCTCCGCTCCGGGGGAAAAGACATGCCAGCAGACGTGGGACAAGCTGATGGTGGCCACCACACGCACCAACAGCCTGTCTACTAACAACAAGTTCAACATCCCTGATCTCAAG GTCGGAACATTAGATGTTTTAGTGGGTCTGTCGGATGAACTGGCAAAACTAGACACTTTTGTGGAGAG TGTAGTGAAGAAGGTCGCTCAGTACATGGCCGACGTTCTGGAGGACAGTCGAGACAAAGTCCAGGAGAACCTACTTGCTAATGGAG TTGACCTGGTCACCTATATCACCAGATTTCAGTGGGACATGGCAAAGTATCCAATCAAACAGTCACTGAAAAACATCTCTGAGATCATCTCCAAG CAAGCGACTCAGATAGACAATGACCTGAAGGCCAGAGCTTCAGCCTACAACAACCTGAAGGGAAACCTGCAGAACTTGGAGAGGAAGAATGC GGGGAGCTTGTTGACCAGGAGTTTGGCTGAAATAGTGAAGAAAGAGGACTTTGTACTTGACTCAGAGTATCTGATTACCATGCTGGTGGTTGTCCCCAA GACAAGCTACGCAGACTGGCAGAAGGAGTATGAAACCCTCGCAGAAATGGTGGTGCCACGCTCAACTAA ACTGCTGTTTGAAGACAACGACAGTGGCCTGTTCAGCGTGACGCTCTTCAGGAAGGCCATAGATGACTTCAAGCACAAGGCCAGGGAAAACAA ATTCATAGTGCGTGATTTCCAATACaatgaggaggagatgaaggcagACAAAGAAGAGATGACGCGTTTGTCCACTGACAAGAAGAAACAGTTT GGGCCTTTAGTACGATGGCTGAAAGTCAATTTCAGCGAAGCCTTCATTGCATGGATTCACATAAAAGCTCTGCGAGTGTTTGTGGAGTCGGTATTGAG atATGGACTGCCAGTGAACTTTCAGGCCATGCTGCTCCAGCCCAACAAGAAGAACATGAAGAAGCTGAGGGAGGTGCTCTACGACCTGTACAAGCACTTGGACAGCAGTGCTGCCATCATTGAC GCCTCCATGGACATTCCTGGGCTGAACCTGAGCCAGCAGGAGTATTACCCTTATGTTTACTACAAGATCGACTGCAACCTGCTGGACTTCAAAGTCTAG